One Ornithorhynchus anatinus isolate Pmale09 chromosome 2, mOrnAna1.pri.v4, whole genome shotgun sequence DNA segment encodes these proteins:
- the MARF1 gene encoding meiosis regulator and mRNA stability factor 1 isoform X11, translating into MDGNGTRNPCSRSLGWLQRQDNDAKPWLWKFSNCFSRPEQTSQLSPKTKNDMENKKVAVEPKETPSPLRVGPNLFPAIPLPDIRPLQPPPIQLPAGPKVSCCAHCSSDPSTPPVHCGGGGSGSGSAASLIHAGTVLDSPGTGTITCQVGSGFAYQAAPSLKNAPARNSLAGVAGDFPAVCLESNLSACKHLPCCGKLHFQSCHGNVHKLRQFPALQSCSSSGYFPCSEFTSGAPGHLEEHVAQSDLTSHVCTNPLRLNVAPSVCLKGSHYCEDCLSKPGRNSIIDGAKVWPNIPPPSTQAAPLSIPLCNGCGTKGTGKEATLLLATSLGKAAAKYACQISEGSPEVAITAQVLENLPPIGVFWDIENCSVPTGRSAVAVVQRIREKFFKGHREAEFICVCDISKENKEVIQELNNCQVTVAHINATAKNAADDKLKQSLRRFADTHTAPATVVLVSTDVNFALEISDLRHRHGFHIILVHKNQASEALLHHAHELIRFEEFISDLPPRLPLKTPQCHTLLYVYNLPTNRDGKSVSNRLRRLSDNCGGKVLSISGSSAILRFLNQESAERAQKRMENEDVFGNRIVVSFMPKNKELNETKNSNTVADKVKSPKKVNKNPKLCLIKDASEQSPNTKTNSGRGLPANSGSAAKHTNVKSLQELCRMESKSGNRNNEHQQDPTRLEALSPQNNSHPAGAEIPTTKNAGSAEAMYKTSLKKEILTTRSSTSSPMEKKDKEEIVFQVSFPSAFSKLPVPRQLSPLLVSPSWSSRRSMSPNLLNRASPLTFTVANPAGGTDCPDPFANGADIQISNIDYRLSRKDLQQVLQEIFSKHGKVKNVELSPHTDYQLKATVQMESLQEAITAVNSLHRFKVGSKRIQVSLATGTTNKSLSLLSSETVSILQDAPACCLPLFKFTDIYEKKFGHKLNASDLSKLTDIVAMRDQGNVRLVCLLPSSQARQSPLGSSQSHDGSSTNCSPIIFEELEYHEPICKQHCPKKEFSEHEFDPDSYQIPYVILSLKKFAPQVHGLLQTHEGTVPLLSFPDCYSAEFSDLKIVQENQGGVPLEHLITSVPGVNIATAQNGIKVVKWIHNKPPPPSADPWLLRSKSPIGNPQLIQFSREVIDLLKNQPSCIIPVGKFIPTYHHHFAKQCRVSDYGYSKLMELLEAVPHVLEILGMGSKRLLTLTHRAQVKRFTQDLLKLLKSQASKQVIVREFLQAYHWCFSKDWDVTEYGVCELVDIISEIPDTTICLSQQDSEMVICIPKRERTQEEIDRTKQFSKEVVDLLRHQPHFRMPFNKFIPSYHHHFGRQCKLAYYGFTKLLELFEAIPDVLQVLECGEEKILTLTEVERVKALAAQFVKLLRSQKDNCLLMTDLLTEYGKTFGYTLRLQDYDVSSVPALMQKLCHVVKVADTESGKQIHLINRKSLRSLTAQLLVLLMSWEGNSFLSVDQLKRHYETLHSAPLNPCEYGFMTLTELLKSLPYLVEVFTNDVAEENVKLTSLYLFAKNVRALLQTYHYQQIFLHEFPVAYTKYVGEVLQSKSYGYNSLEELLGAIPQVVWIKGHGHKRIVVLKNDMKSPNQTEQELLCLTNTSPIDLLCEPVPSCLPSPQLRPDPVVLESADLIQFEERPQTPSETTLLREGEGKKMTASKEEQTRPDLGAAETPENLPMPPCPSSETPESRPSKDATESPAKRQHKNKVKLAANFSFAPITKL; encoded by the exons ATGGACGGAAACGGAACGCGGAATCCCTGCAGTAGATCCCTCGGATGGCTTCAACGACAAGATAACGATGCTAAGCCATGGCTTTGGAAATTCTCTAATTGCTTTTCTCGTCCCGAACAGACGTCGCAACTTAGTCCCAAAACG AAAAATGACATGGAGAACAAGAAAGTTGCCGTGGAGCCGAAGGAGACGCCATCTCCTCTCCGTGTTGGCCCGAACCTCTTTCCGGCAATCCCCCTCCCCGACATTCGTCCTCTTCAGCCGCCTCCCATCCAGCTCCCGGCTGGGCCCAAAGTAAGCTGCTGCGCTCATTGCTCTAGTGACCCCTCGACCCCTCCGGTGCATTGTGGTGGCGGAGGCTCGGGGAGCGGAAGTGCCGCTAGCTTGATTCACGCCGGCACCGTGTTAGACTCGCCGGGCACCGGGACCATCACGTGCCAAGTAGGGTCCGGGTTCGCCTATCAGGCGGCCCCTTCGCTCAAGAACGCTCCGGCTAGGAACAGCCTGGCGGGCGTCGCCGGCGACTTTCCCGCCGTGTGTCTAGAAAGTAACCTCTCCGCCTGCAAGCACCTGCCCTGTTGCGGAAAACTCCATTTCCAATCCTGTCACGGTAACGTGCACAAGCTGCGGCAGTTCCCGGCTCTCCAGAGCTGCTCGTCTTCTGGCTATTTCCCCTGTTCCGAGTTCACGAGCGGGGCCCCggggcacttggaagagcacgtgGCTCAGTCGGACCTCACGTCACACGTCTGCACCAACCCTTTGCGCCTAAACGTGGCCCCGTCGGTTTGTTTAAAGGGTTCTCACTACTGCGAAGACTGTTTAAGCAAG CCAGGAAGAAATAGTATAATCGACGGGGCTAAAGTCTGGCCAAATATTCCACCTCCAAGTACTCAGGCTGCACCTCTCTCTATCCCGCTGTGTAATGGCTGTGGAACCAAAGGAACGGGAAAAGAAGCAACTTTGCTCCTGGCAACTAGCCTCGGCAAAGCAGCGGCGAAATACG CTTGTCAAATTTCCGAAGGATCGCCCGAAGTTGCAATAACAGCACAGGTGCTGGAAAACTTACCCCCTATCGGAGTCTTCTGGGACATTGAAAACTGCTCGGTTCCCACGGGCCGCTCAGCTGTGGCAGTGGTCCAGCGGATCCGTGAGAAGTTCTTTAAAGGCCACAGAGAAGCCGAATTCATCTGCGTGTGTGACATCAGTAAGGAAAATAAAGAAGTTATTCAGGAGCTGAATAACTGCCAG GTGACCGTCGCACACATCAACGCCACAGCCAAAAATGCGGCCGACGATAAACTCAAACAGAGTCTCAGGAGGTTTGCCGACACTCACACTGCCCCAGCCACCGTGGTCCTCGTTTCGA CCGATGTGAACTTCGCATTGGAGATTAGCGATCTGAGACACAGACATGGTTTCCACATCATTTTGGTACACAAAAACCAGGCCTCTGAAGCCCTGCTGCATCATGCTCACGAACTGATCCGATTTGAAGAATTCATTTCGGACCTGCCGCCGAGGTTACCCCTAAAAACTCCA cAGTGCCACACACTGCTCTATGTGTACAATCTACCAACCAACAGAGACGGTAAAAGCGTCAGCAACAGACTCAGGCGGCTGTCAGATAACTGTGGAGGGAAAGTCCTAAGCATTTCCGGCAGTAGCGCGATCCTGCGCTTCTTAAACCAAGAGAGCGCGGAACGTGCCCAGAAGCGAATGGAAAATGAAGACGTCTTCGGCAATAGGATCGTTGTGTCTTTTATGCCCAAAAACAAAGAACTGAACGAAACGAAGAACTCCAACACCGTTGCTGATAAGGTGAAGTCTCCCAAAAAGGTGAACAAGAACCCGAAGCTGTGCCTCATCAAAGATGCAAGCGAACAATCTCCCAATACCAAAACCAATTCTGGAAGAGGGTTGCCGGCAAACTCCGGATCTGCTGCGAAACACACAAACGTGAAAAGTTTACAG GAGCTGTGCCGCATGGAATCGAAGTCCGGTAATAGAAATAACGAACACCAGCAAGATCCGACGAGATTGGAAGCGCTTTCTCCACAGAATAATTCGCATCCTGCCGGTGCAGAAATTCCGACAACCAAAAATGCGGGCTCAGCAGAAGCGATGTATAAAACCAGTCTGAA AAAGGAAATTCTCACTACCCGAAGCAGTACCAGTTCTCCTATGGAGAAAAAGGATAAGGAAGAAATCGTCTTCCAAGTCAGCTTCCCGTCCGCTTTCAGCAAGTTACCAGTGCCAAGGCAGCTCAGCCCTCTGCTCGTGTCTCCGAGTTGGTCGTCTCG CAGGAGTATGTCTCCGAACCTCTTGAACAGAGCCTCTCCGCTTACGTTCACTGTGGCCAATCCCGCCGGTGGGACAGACTGTCCTGACCCGTTTGCAAATGGTGCTGATATTCAGATCAGCAATATAGATTACAGATTGTCCCGGAAAGACCTACAACAAGTTTTGCAAGAAATTTTCTCCAAGCATGGCAAG GTTAAGAATGTAGAACTTAGTCCACACACAGATTATCAATTGAAGGCTACCGTTCAGATGGAAAGTTTACAAGAAGCAATCACGGCAGTCAATAGCCTTCACCGATTCAAAGTGGGCAGCAAAAGGATCCAGGTGTCTCTGGCTACAGGAACTACGAACAAATCACTCTCTTtgttaag CTCAGAAACAGTGTCCATCCTTCAGGACGCCCCGGCTTGTTGTTTGCCTCTGTTCAAATTCACAGATATCTATGAAAAGAA GTTTGGGCACAAGTTGAATGCGTCGGACTTGTCTAAATTAACCGACATCGTGGCGATGCGTGATCAAGGGAATGTCCGGTTGGTGTGTCTGTTACCCAGCAGTCAAGCCCGACAGAGCCCTTTAGGGTCTTCCCAGTCACACGATGGTTCGTCAACCAACTGCAGCCCTATAATATTCGAAGAACTGGAATATCACGAACCCATCTGCAAACAGCATTGCCCTAAAAAAGAATTTAG TGAACATGAATTTGATCCAGACTCTTATCAGATTCCTTATGTGATTCTCTCTCTGAAGAAATTTGCACCCCAAGTTCACGGTCTCCTGCAGACTCACGAGGGCACTGTGCCTTTACTAAG CTTTCCAGACTGTTACTCTGCAGAGTTCAGTGATCTAAAAATAGTGCAGGAAAATCAAGGAGGGGTTCCCTTAGAGCACCTCATTACCAGTGTGCCTGGAGTGAACATTGCCACTGCACAAAATGGCATCAAAGTAGTTAAGTGGATACACAATAAGCCTCCACCTCCATCCGCAG acccttgGCTTCTGCGATCTAAAAGTCCCATAGGTAACCCCCAACTTATCCAGTTCAGCAGAGAAGTGATCGACTTACTGAAGAACCAACCGTCATGTATCATACCAGTTGGTAAATTCATCCCAACCTACCATCACCATTTTGCAAAGCAGTGCCGAGTGTCAGACTACGGATATTCCAAGTTAATGGAATTATTAGAAGCCGTGCCTCACGTGTTAGAA ATCCTTGGAATGGGCTCCAAACGCTTGTTGACCCTAACCCACAGGGCCCAAGTGAAGCGCTTTACTCAAGATTTACTGAAACTTCTCAAATCCCAGGCCAGTAAACAGGTTATTGTGAGAGAGTTCTTACAGGCATATCATTG GTGTTTCTCAAAGGACTGGGATGTTACCGAATATGGCGTATGTGAGTTGGTTGATATAATATCAGAAATTCCAGATACGACAATCTGTTTGTCCCAACAAGATAGTGAAATGGTGATCTGTATCCCCAAACGAG AACGCACCCAGGAAGAAATTGATAGAACAAAGCAGTTCTCTAAAGAGGTCGTTGATTTGCTGCGCCATCAGCCTCATTTCAGGATGCCTTTTAACAAATTTATTCCCTCCTACCATCACCATTTTGGTCGTCAGTGCAAGCTTGCTTATTATGGGTTTACCAAACTACTCGAACTTTTTGAAGCCATACCAGATGTTTTACAA GTATTGGAATGTGGTGAAGAGAAGATCCTTACATTGACAGAGGTAGAGCGAGTCAAAGCTCTGGCTGCCCAGTTTGTTAAACTTCTTAGGTCGCAAAAAGACAACTGCCTTCTTATGACCGATTTGCTTACAGAGTATGGGAAAACCTTTGGCTACACCCTGCGCCTCCAAGATTACGACGTCAGTTCAGTTCCGGCCTTAATGCAGAAACTTTGTCATGTCGTGAAG GTTGCTGACACCGAGTCTGGGAAACAGATTCATCTGATAAATCGAAAGTCCCTCCGGTCTCTCACTGCCCAGTTGCTAGTGTTGTTGATGTCTTGGGAAGGAAATTCCTTTCTTTCTGTTGACCAGCTCAAGAGGCACTATGAAACTCTCCACAGTGCTCCCCTCAACCCCTGCGAATATGGATTCATGACCTTGACGGAGCTCTTGAAGAGTCTGCCTTACTTAGTTGAG GTTTTTACCAATGATGTGGCAGAGGAAAACGTGAAACTCACCAGTCTCTACCTGTTTGCGAAGAACGTGCGGGCTCTGCTCCAAACTTACCACTACCAGCAAATCTTCCTCCATGAATTTCCTGTGGCCTATACCAAATATGTAGGAGAAGTATTGCAGTCCAAGTCTTATGGCTATAACAGCCTAGAAGAACTCTTGGGAGCTATTCCACAG